CCTCCGTTCTGCAGATTTTCCTTATTTCCTCGGCTAGTTCCTCTCTCCTCCCCTGACTTAGCTTTTTGGAGTCTTTCACACCAAGCTTTCTCAGCCTATCCTCATCGCTGCAAGCCACTCCTGCAACAACCAGTGGGCCGATGACGCAGCCCTTTCCAGCCTCATCGATGCCTGCCTTCATCAGAAACCCAGCTTCCCCAGACCCTTTATTGGCAGCTTGTTCTTCTTCATCTTCTTCATAAGGTTCTTCATCGTCTTGTAGTAGTTCAGAAGCTCCTTGACCTCCTGAGGAGAGGTTCCGCTCCCGATTGCTATCCTCCTTATCCTCGAAGAATCGATGATTTTTGGATTCAGCAACTCCTCCTCAGTCATCGAATCCATAATCACTCTGAATTTCTTCATTTTCTCCTGCGTCATCTCCATTACGTCATTATCAACCTTCAATCCCAGGCCAAAGGGGAGCATCTCGAAAATCTTTCTAACCGGCCCCATTTTGTTCATTGCCTCTATCTGCTTGTAAATGTCTTTCAGCGTGAAGGTTCCCTTCAGGAATGCTTCAGGATCTAGCTCCTCCTCGCTTGCAATCCTCTCAATCTTCTCCATTAGCGCCTTGATATCTCCCATTCCAAGCAGTCTCGAAACGAAGCCAGCGGGATCAAAGCGTTCGAAGTCCTCCACCTTCTCTCCCGTTCCTATGAATGCTATCGGTATTCCAATCTGCCTCGCTGCCGACAAAGCACCACCACCCTTCGCCGTTCCATCGAACTTCGTGATGATTATGCCATTGATTCCTATAGCCTCGTGAAACGCCTGAGCTTGCTTGCTTGCAAGCTGGCCTATCGCTGCATCAAGCACGAGCAGCTTGTAGTCCGGCCTCGCAACCTCTGCAATCTTTATCATCTCATCAATCAGCTCATCTTCGAGCGCATGCCTTCCGGCTGTGTCTATGATTATCATGTCGTGGTCTTTGAGCTTTTCCAGCGCGTTTTTGACTATTTTGACCGCATCTTTTTCCCCCTTCTCGCCGTAGAACGTTATTCCGTACTCCTCCGCAAGCTGCCTTAGCTGCTCGTAGGCTGCAGGTCTCCATGTGTCGGCTGCAACAACAGCAACCTTCATCCCCCTGTCTTTGAAGTATTTGGCCATTTTGGCCGTTGTTGTGGTCTTACCGCTCCCCTGAAGACCGACGAGCATAATCTTGGCCTTTTTCAGCGGTATCTCAAGCCCCTCTCCCACTCCCCTGAGCAACTCCTCGTAAACGATTTTGAGAATCTGCTCCTTTGCGTTGAGAGCGGGAAGAACGTCCTCGCTTAGAGCCCTTTTCTTTATCGCATCGCTGATTTCCTTAACCTGCCTGACATTGACATCAGCCTTGATGAGGGCTCTCTGTATCTCCTTAACCATCTCCTCGACGAATTTCTTATCAATGCTCGATGACCCCGCAATTTTCCTTGCAACTTCCTTGAGAGATTCAAGAGCCATTGATATAACTAAGCAGGAAGTATTAAAAGGTTGGCGATAGTATTTTATTGAACCAGGCAGACTAAAATCGATGATGTTGTTTGCCGAGTTTGCCGAGTTCTGCGAAAGGCTCGAAAAAATATCGTCAACACTTGAGCTTACCGCGAGGATAGCTGCGTTTCTTCAAAAAATTGAGGATGAGAGAGACCTTTATGACGTTGTCCTTTTTATCACCGGCAAGGTTTACCCGCCGTGGGATGAGAGGGAGCTTGGTGTCGGGATTGGATTGCTCTACGAGGCTCTTGAAAACGTAAGCGGAGTCAAGAGAAGCGAGATAGAGAGTATGATAAGGGAGTACGGAGACCTCGGTCTCGTTGCGGAGCAGCTGATAAAGAAGAAGAAAATGACAACCCTCGCCTTCGAGGAGCTTACAGTGAGGAAAGTGAGGGAGACCTTCGATGAGATCGCATCTTTGACGGGAGAAGGGAGCATGAAAAGAAAGATTATGCTCCTCACCGGCCTCTACGGTCTCGCAACTCCACTAGAGGCGAGGTACCTTACAAGGCTGATTTTGAATGAGATGCGCCTTGGTGTTGGAGAGGGCATAATGAGGGATGCTATAGCCAGAGCTTTCAGGGCGGATCCGGAAACGGTTGAGAGGGCTTACATGATCACCAACGACCTCGGCAGGGTGGCAGTGGTTGCCAAGAAAGAGGGCGAGGAGGGCTTGAGGAAAATGAAGATAGAGATTCACATTCCGGTCAGAATGATGCTCGCACAGGTTGCTGAGAGCCTCGAAAGCGCAGTTAGAGAGATGAGAACAGCGGCGGTGGAGTGGAAGTTCGACGGGAGCAGAGTTCAGGTTCACTGGGATGGGAGCAGAGTTACAATCTACTCAAGAAGGCTTGAGAACGTTACCAACGCCTTGCCGGACATAGTGGAGGAGATAAAGAAGAGCGTCAAGCCGGGCGTCATTCTTGACGGAGAAGTTATTGCGGTCAAGGAAGGAAAGCCGATGCCGTTTCAACATGTGCTGAGAAGGTTCAGGAGAAAGCACGATGTGGCAAAGATGGTTGAGAAAATACCGCTTGAAGCTCACTTCTTTGACATTCTCTACCACGATGGAGAGTGCATAGACCTTCCGCTGAGGGAGAGGAGAAAGCTACTGGAATCCGCAGTAAATGAGTCGGAGAAAATCAAACTGGCGAAGCAGATAGTTACGGACAGTGTTGATGAGGTAAGAAAGATGTACGATGAGGCTATCAGCGCAGGGCACGAGGGAGTGATGATCAAGCTACCCTCATCCCCCTACATTCCGGGGAAGAGGGGCAAGAACTGGCTTAAGGTCAAGGCGATAATGGAAACTCTCGACCTCGTTGTGGTTGGAGGAGAGTGGGGAGAGGGAAAAAGGAGTCACTGGTTAAGCTCCTTTGAGCTCGCCTGCCTTGATCCGGTAACGGGCAAACTGCTTAAGGTAGGAAGGGTCGCCACGGGCTTCACTGAGGAGGATCTGGAGGAGCTGACAGAGATGTTCAGACCCCTCATCGTCTCGCAGCAGGGGAAGAAGGTGGAGTTCATCCCGAAGTACGTTTTCGAGGTTGCGTATCAGGAGATTCAGAAAAGCCCGAAATACGAGAGCGGTTATGCGCTGAGATTCCCCAGGTTCGTCAGACTGAGGGATGATAAGGATGTTGACGAGGCGGATACGATAGAGAGGGTTGAGAACCTTTATAAGCTACAGTTCGAGGTAAAGAGACAATGAATGACGAGAGAAGGTTCGTAATCGCATCATCTTTGCTCCTCACCATCCTTTTCACAGCATCAGTCTATGCCGGATACACAGCAGGGCAGGATTACCCGATTGAGAAGGAGCTGAAAAGGTTCTTCGAGTACTTAGGAGGATTCTTCGATAATCCGATAATTCTCGCCCTCATCATCTTCGCAAACAACGCTGGCAAATCGCTGATCGCCATGCTTGCCGGCTTCTTCTTCGGCATATTTCCTATTGCATTCGTGATGCTTAACGGTTACATTGTTGGAGTTGTTATTTCGTGGAGAGAGCCTGACTGGGGTCTGGCAAAGGTCGTTCTTGCAATCATACCGCATGGAATCCTCGAAATTCCGGCTATTATTATCGCATGCGCTTACGGGGTGTGGCTGGGATACAGATTCTACTTAGCATTGTTCAGAGGGGAGGAATTCAAGAAGTATCTGCTCAGAGCGGTAAGGGTTTACGTTAAACTGGTTTTACCGATTCTGCTCATCGCGGCCTTTGTTGAAGCTTTTATAACGCCAGTGGTCGTTGGAGCAGCATGAAACTCGTGGTTTGCAGTGAAAGTGACACCGCAGGTCAGAACATCAAAGATAATTTACTCACCTTTGCCGACTTCGAAGAAAAGGATGTGGGGGAGTTCAAACTCTACCTTTCAGACGAGTTTTACATAGCCGAAACAAAGGAGAGGCTCATCTACGCCGACCACATCGACGAAAAACTGGCAAAGTACATCGATTTTGAGGAAATTCTTTTCGCCTCAAGGCACAGCAGCAAGGACGGCAGAAAGATTTTCACCGTACACGTTTCGGGAAATGTCGGGACCGCAGACTTCGGGGGAAAGCCCTACAGCCTTGCAAAGCCATCCCCGCAAACGATGAAGAACTACGTTCTCGCCTTAAGGGAAAGGCTGGACAGAAAGCCGGAATTCGAGTTCACAATGGAGGTCACGCACCACGGCCCATCTGAGATATCCAAGCCTTCGGCGTTCTACGAAATCGGCTCAACTGAGGAGGAATGGAAAGACAGAGAGGCTGCAGAAGTAGTCGCAGAGGCAATGCTGGATGCGATAAGGGCAGAAAAGATGGACTGGAATGTTGCGGTTGGTGTTGGAGGGACGCATTACGCTCCAAGGCAGACCGAAATCATGCTCACCACAACCTTTACCTTCGGTCACAACTTCGCAAAGTACACCTTCGAGCACCTGACAGCCGAATTTCTGGTTAAGGCAGTAAAGCTGAGCGAGGCTGAGTACATTATCATCGACGAGAAGTCCGTGAACTCAGCGGTGAAGAAAATCGTGAATGAAGCTGCAGAGGTTGCGGGTGTTGAAGTTCTGAAGAGCAAAAAAGTAAAGAAGGATTTTCGGTTAGTCTGAGGGCAGAAGCGAGGCCAGCCAGCCAACGTAGTCAGCTACTGACCTCGTCTGAATCCAAACTTTCCCTTTTCCTTTGAAGTCAACAACCAGCCCTTCACCGCTGAGAACCGTGGCCTTAAGCCCACCGACCTTGCTCACTTTGTAATCGAGCGTGGGCTCGAAAGCAACGATGTGGCCAGTGTCAACCCTAAGGTGGCCGTCAACCTGGAGCTCCTCGATGCTTCCGAACGAGGAGAGGAAGAGGTCACCCGTGCCCTCAATTTTAAGAAGAAACAGTCCCTCTCCGGCGAAGAACGTTCTGCCACCTCCCCACTTCGTGTCAACCTCAATGCCATCGCTCGAAGCCAGAAAGGCCCCACTCTGGGCTAAGATTGTTCCGTTCAGCGGTATGTGGATAATATCGCCTTGATAGGTTGGTGCGAGGCCGAGAACGCCCTCCCCTCTGGAAACGAACCGGTTGACGAAAAAGGACTCCCCACCGAGCAGAGACCTCTTTAAACCACCAAGAAGTCCACCCTTCATCTCCGTTTTTAGCTCAACGTCCTTCATGTAAACCATTGCTCCGGTTTCGGCAAGCACCTCCTCTCCTGGCCTAAGCTTAAGCTCCAGCATGCTGTAACTCGGCCTTCCCACTATTCTGTGCTCCATGTGCTCGTTTTTTATTTGAAAATATATAAGTACTTGGAAAGAATTCTGCTAAGGTTACGATGTTTACGTAGATATGCTATATCAAAAGAAGAGAGAAATTGAAGCATACTCTAATGTTGTGGATATCGATTTAATTTTTTATTTTTGGTTTAAGGTCGTAAATATTCAAATTCTTCTTTGAATGCTTCGTATACGAGTTCTGCTCTGCTGCCATTTTTATTGTCTTCGGGGGTCGAATACCAGTTAAATCGAAAATTGGAAAATGGTTTTAGATAAATATTATATTTTTGATAATATTGTTAATGAGACCTACCAAACCTTCTCCAACAGTTTCCGTATTCTCTGCTCTAGGATATTCAAAAACGATATTGCAAACGCTAAAAAATTAAGGAGGAATGTGCTCGGGCGGTCTAATGGCTTTAAGCTTAATCGCCTCCTGCTCGCATCCAACAACGCAGACCCCGCAGCCGAAGCACTTCTCCTCGTCAACCTTCGCAACGTCTTCGAGCGTTATGGCTTCAAAGGGACACCTTTCCTCGCAAACGCCGCAGGCTATGCACATGTCCTCGTCCACATAAGCAAGATACCTGCTCTTCTCCAGCAGGCTTTCAATTGGAACGTTGCCGTATTTTGCAGAGAGGAAGAACTCACAGCAGTCCTCGCAGCAGTTGCAGTTAACCGTCACCCTTCTGTCAACAATCTTGCCGGTGTTGGGCCATGTATGCACTAAACCATCCTCCTCAGCCTTCATTATTATCTCTATTGCTTCATCTGCCGTTATCTCCCTTCCCGAACCTCTCGTGATGACGTACTCTGCCCCTCTACCAAACTGGATGCAGTGCCAGAGTGACATCTCATCCGTATGCTTGCAGCCATCCCCTGCAAGATATGTGACGTTTCTGCAGGAGCACGGCACAACTGCAATCTTCTCCTGAGCTTTTATCATCTCAACGATGTTCTCCTGCGGAAGCACGTCAGGCAGGTCCTTTATCGCCCCGTAAGCCGGAACAACTCTCCAGACCTTGAAGTCTGCCATTGCAAGCAGCTGCCCCATTTTGGCGTGAGCCTCCTTTTCCCCGAACTCCTTCCACATTTTTGCATACTCGGGGTCTTTCATGTGGACAGAAGCGAGAGTGGCATCGTGAAGCTGAACCAGATCCTTGGCAAACCTCCAGTAGTCCCTCTTCTGGAAATCCTTTGGAAAGACGACGCCCTTGAAGAAGAGATTCTCAAGGATTTCCTTAACTCTCTCCGCATCCATTCCAAGCTTCTCAGCAACCTCTTCAGCAGTTCCGGGCAGTGCAGCAGCTACTTTCGCCTCCTCCTCGTTCATCAGATACTCCAGTATCCTCCTGAGCCTTTCCGAGTCGGGAAAGCCCAACCTTGCCATCAATATTTCGTAGCTCATGAAAAAAATTAGTCAAGTTTTACTATTTAAATCTAATCCAAAAGGGATGCAACTTCGTTGGCAAACTCCATAGTTTTGAGGTTACCTCCCAAATCCGGAGTCTTCTTCCCCTCCTTAATGGTCTTCTCAACAGCTTCCTCAACCTTCTTGGCCTCCTCAACATAGCCGAAGTGGCGGAGCATCATGCAGGCTGTGAGAATCATGGCAGTTGGATTTGCAATTCCCTTTCCAGCGATGTCGAAGGCAGCACCATGTACCGGCTCGAAAATGGCCGTCCTCTCCCCAACATTGGCTGAGGGGGCAAGACCAAGTCCTCCAACGAGGCCTGCAGCTAAGTCAGAGACGATATCACCAAACATGTTTGTCGTAACGATTACATCGAAGCGGAAGGGGTCCATAACGAGGTACATGCAAGCTGCATCGATGTAGTAGTCATTGTACTGAATTTCGGGATAATCTTTCGCAACTTCTCTGCACACATCCCTAAATAGCCCGCATGTTTTCTTCATAACATTGGCTTTGTGCAGGGCTGTAACCTTCTTCCTGCCCTCCCTTTTAGCCAGCTCAAAAGCATACCTCGCAATTCTCTCGGAAGCCTCTCTCGTAATCACTCTGATGGCTTCAGTAACGTCCCCGAAGCCGAACTCGAAGCCCATGTAAAGGCACTCTGTGTTTTCCCTCACCACAACAATGTCTAAGCCGGGATAGAGGCATTCAATGCCCTCAATTGCCTTCGCTGGCCTGACGTTGGCAAAGGTTCCGAGCTCCCTTCTCAGCCTCACTATGACATCTGCCGCCGTTTCCCCGGCGGCACCGAAAAGCACCGCATCGCTCTTCCTGCAAGCTTCCAGCGTCTCATCAGGCAGAGCTTTTCCGTACTTCTCCAGAGCCTCATCTCCAGCATCGTAGTAGCTGTATTCAAAGGGCAGGTCGAGCTTCTCGAGA
The nucleotide sequence above comes from Archaeoglobus fulgidus DSM 4304. Encoded proteins:
- a CDS encoding D-aminoacyl-tRNA deacylase, with product MKLVVCSESDTAGQNIKDNLLTFADFEEKDVGEFKLYLSDEFYIAETKERLIYADHIDEKLAKYIDFEEILFASRHSSKDGRKIFTVHVSGNVGTADFGGKPYSLAKPSPQTMKNYVLALRERLDRKPEFEFTMEVTHHGPSEISKPSAFYEIGSTEEEWKDREAAEVVAEAMLDAIRAEKMDWNVAVGVGGTHYAPRQTEIMLTTTFTFGHNFAKYTFEHLTAEFLVKAVKLSEAEYIIIDEKSVNSAVKKIVNEAAEVAGVEVLKSKKVKKDFRLV
- a CDS encoding stage II sporulation protein M, coding for MNDERRFVIASSLLLTILFTASVYAGYTAGQDYPIEKELKRFFEYLGGFFDNPIILALIIFANNAGKSLIAMLAGFFFGIFPIAFVMLNGYIVGVVISWREPDWGLAKVVLAIIPHGILEIPAIIIACAYGVWLGYRFYLALFRGEEFKKYLLRAVRVYVKLVLPILLIAAFVEAFITPVVVGAA
- a CDS encoding TIGR00266 family protein; translation: MEHRIVGRPSYSMLELKLRPGEEVLAETGAMVYMKDVELKTEMKGGLLGGLKRSLLGGESFFVNRFVSRGEGVLGLAPTYQGDIIHIPLNGTILAQSGAFLASSDGIEVDTKWGGGRTFFAGEGLFLLKIEGTGDLFLSSFGSIEELQVDGHLRVDTGHIVAFEPTLDYKVSKVGGLKATVLSGEGLVVDFKGKGKVWIQTRSVADYVGWLASLLPSD
- the srp54 gene encoding signal recognition particle protein SRP54; the encoded protein is MALESLKEVARKIAGSSSIDKKFVEEMVKEIQRALIKADVNVRQVKEISDAIKKRALSEDVLPALNAKEQILKIVYEELLRGVGEGLEIPLKKAKIMLVGLQGSGKTTTTAKMAKYFKDRGMKVAVVAADTWRPAAYEQLRQLAEEYGITFYGEKGEKDAVKIVKNALEKLKDHDMIIIDTAGRHALEDELIDEMIKIAEVARPDYKLLVLDAAIGQLASKQAQAFHEAIGINGIIITKFDGTAKGGGALSAARQIGIPIAFIGTGEKVEDFERFDPAGFVSRLLGMGDIKALMEKIERIASEEELDPEAFLKGTFTLKDIYKQIEAMNKMGPVRKIFEMLPFGLGLKVDNDVMEMTQEKMKKFRVIMDSMTEEELLNPKIIDSSRIRRIAIGSGTSPQEVKELLNYYKTMKNLMKKMKKNKLPIKGLGKLGF
- a CDS encoding ATP-dependent DNA ligase, translating into MLFAEFAEFCERLEKISSTLELTARIAAFLQKIEDERDLYDVVLFITGKVYPPWDERELGVGIGLLYEALENVSGVKRSEIESMIREYGDLGLVAEQLIKKKKMTTLAFEELTVRKVRETFDEIASLTGEGSMKRKIMLLTGLYGLATPLEARYLTRLILNEMRLGVGEGIMRDAIARAFRADPETVERAYMITNDLGRVAVVAKKEGEEGLRKMKIEIHIPVRMMLAQVAESLESAVREMRTAAVEWKFDGSRVQVHWDGSRVTIYSRRLENVTNALPDIVEEIKKSVKPGVILDGEVIAVKEGKPMPFQHVLRRFRRKHDVAKMVEKIPLEAHFFDILYHDGECIDLPLRERRKLLESAVNESEKIKLAKQIVTDSVDEVRKMYDEAISAGHEGVMIKLPSSPYIPGKRGKNWLKVKAIMETLDLVVVGGEWGEGKRSHWLSSFELACLDPVTGKLLKVGRVATGFTEEDLEELTEMFRPLIVSQQGKKVEFIPKYVFEVAYQEIQKSPKYESGYALRFPRFVRLRDDKDVDEADTIERVENLYKLQFEVKRQ
- a CDS encoding 4Fe-4S binding protein: MSYEILMARLGFPDSERLRRILEYLMNEEEAKVAAALPGTAEEVAEKLGMDAERVKEILENLFFKGVVFPKDFQKRDYWRFAKDLVQLHDATLASVHMKDPEYAKMWKEFGEKEAHAKMGQLLAMADFKVWRVVPAYGAIKDLPDVLPQENIVEMIKAQEKIAVVPCSCRNVTYLAGDGCKHTDEMSLWHCIQFGRGAEYVITRGSGREITADEAIEIIMKAEEDGLVHTWPNTGKIVDRRVTVNCNCCEDCCEFFLSAKYGNVPIESLLEKSRYLAYVDEDMCIACGVCEERCPFEAITLEDVAKVDEEKCFGCGVCVVGCEQEAIKLKAIRPPEHIPP
- a CDS encoding isocitrate/isopropylmalate family dehydrogenase, producing the protein MKKIVVIPGDGIGKEVMEAAMLILEKLDLPFEYSYYDAGDEALEKYGKALPDETLEACRKSDAVLFGAAGETAADVIVRLRRELGTFANVRPAKAIEGIECLYPGLDIVVVRENTECLYMGFEFGFGDVTEAIRVITREASERIARYAFELAKREGRKKVTALHKANVMKKTCGLFRDVCREVAKDYPEIQYNDYYIDAACMYLVMDPFRFDVIVTTNMFGDIVSDLAAGLVGGLGLAPSANVGERTAIFEPVHGAAFDIAGKGIANPTAMILTACMMLRHFGYVEEAKKVEEAVEKTIKEGKKTPDLGGNLKTMEFANEVASLLD